One genomic region from Candidatus Bathyanammoxibius amoris encodes:
- a CDS encoding NAD(P)(+) transhydrogenase (Re/Si-specific) subunit beta, whose protein sequence is MTFVSPQIVNFAYLVAAVLFMLGLKMLSSPATARYGNKLSMLGMAIAVAATLFKQEILSFNLIIIGVAIGGAIGAVAARKVRMTAMPEMIAILNGCGGGASAMVVTSEYHRLSPDFEGFLLVTLLLSVIVGLMTFSGSLIAFGKLRGLISGQPVVYTGQRAGNGLLFLVVVGLAIAVCFFPAKAGVFYGLIVLALLLGMLLVIPIGGADMPVVISLLNSLSGVAVSMTGFVLSNNALIIVGSLVGAAGLILTKLMCKAMNRSLGNVLFGAFGAVEQDAAAVAGTASAGTVKSYTIEDAAIMLENARTLIIAPGYGMAVAQAQYAVRELADLLEEKGVNVKYAVHPVAGRMPGHMNVLLAEANVPYDKLFAMEDINADFAHTDVALVVGANDVVNPAAKNAPGCPIYGMPILNVEQAKTVIVLKRSMRPGFAGIENELFLRDNTMMVFGDARETLQKIISRVKGQEQT, encoded by the coding sequence ATGACGTTCGTTTCACCGCAGATCGTTAATTTTGCCTATCTTGTCGCGGCTGTGCTGTTCATGCTGGGACTTAAGATGCTCAGCTCTCCGGCCACGGCGCGCTACGGCAATAAGCTCTCCATGCTCGGCATGGCCATAGCCGTGGCCGCTACTCTATTTAAGCAGGAGATACTGAGCTTTAACCTGATAATAATCGGAGTGGCGATTGGGGGGGCGATAGGCGCAGTGGCGGCCAGGAAGGTCCGGATGACCGCCATGCCCGAGATGATAGCCATATTAAACGGTTGCGGCGGTGGCGCCTCTGCCATGGTGGTCACCTCGGAGTATCACCGCCTGTCACCGGACTTCGAGGGTTTTTTGCTTGTAACCCTTCTCCTGTCCGTCATTGTAGGTCTTATGACCTTCTCAGGGTCCCTGATCGCCTTCGGCAAGCTGCGAGGTCTCATAAGCGGCCAGCCGGTCGTCTACACCGGACAGCGTGCGGGAAACGGTTTGTTATTTCTTGTCGTGGTGGGCCTTGCCATTGCCGTGTGTTTCTTCCCTGCGAAAGCCGGCGTCTTCTATGGCCTGATAGTCCTCGCCCTGCTGCTAGGCATGTTGCTGGTAATACCTATTGGCGGTGCTGACATGCCGGTGGTCATCTCGCTCTTGAACTCGCTGTCCGGAGTTGCGGTCTCTATGACCGGTTTTGTATTGAGCAATAATGCCCTGATAATAGTCGGCTCCCTGGTAGGCGCCGCGGGGCTTATCCTTACAAAACTGATGTGCAAGGCCATGAACCGTTCACTGGGCAACGTTCTGTTCGGGGCATTTGGCGCGGTGGAGCAGGATGCGGCGGCAGTCGCGGGCACGGCCTCAGCAGGCACCGTCAAGTCATATACAATAGAGGACGCCGCTATCATGCTGGAAAACGCGCGGACGCTCATTATCGCGCCGGGTTACGGTATGGCGGTGGCCCAGGCGCAATACGCCGTGCGTGAACTGGCAGACCTGCTTGAGGAGAAAGGCGTTAACGTTAAATATGCCGTCCACCCCGTCGCCGGGCGCATGCCGGGACACATGAACGTACTGCTGGCTGAGGCTAACGTCCCCTACGATAAGCTGTTTGCGATGGAGGACATAAACGCCGACTTCGCCCACACGGACGTGGCCCTTGTAGTGGGCGCCAATGACGTGGTAAACCCTGCGGCCAAGAACGCCCCTGGCTGCCCTATCTACGGTATGCCAATCCTCAACGTGGAGCAGGCCAAGACCGTGATAGTGTTGAAGCGCAGTATGCGCCCCGGCTTTGCGGGCATCGAGAACGAACTTTTTCTCAGGGACAATACCATGATGGTATTCGGGGACGCGAGGGAGACCCTCCAAAAAATCATCTCCCGTGTGAAAGGCCAGGAGCAGACATAA
- a CDS encoding hydroxylamine oxidoreductase — MKMPETISVTGVLLLVVFVMLFTCMCPCAAATGEAGAFQKEMAGLLGGKAGPDDSGDVYHLGGLGAYYTGPEKLFPGKGKYGELYGFLPLIRWYDPVYYYNTQRFRPESSLDGWYKNDQCVVCHTVENPGIVEMWRRSKHASPGEGREVVGCDKCHGNNHAELVMPSYDTCGQCHQEQLKGHRGGGQGGHAHAYSIDLCEQGCQIEKPAEEVVGCLTCHAIAENRCDGCHSRHQFSVTEARKTGSCAVCHSGPEQYEYEMYMQSYHGQIYQSEGYEWDWTKPLTAKNYKVPTCAYCHMSGGEHNVRKNLTVYTYMGTSLVDRGAPRYKEIRDGWVTLCKGCHSQRFARDQLEAMDEGVKLSFAKYREAMALVVDLYKEGLLDPMPTDLAPDWTGGHNLSLLPGGAARKYNVSEIERLTYELLVDITGGTYKAKAHGAVYSPIFGYWEWAQDRWLVRIKTEASRLRRIAEIEDKVGIERTTYEFWKHGEYTDMYLGWRMKGDN; from the coding sequence ATGAAGATGCCTGAAACAATCTCCGTGACAGGGGTTCTGTTACTGGTCGTTTTTGTCATGTTATTTACCTGTATGTGCCCGTGTGCGGCTGCCACAGGTGAGGCGGGGGCCTTTCAGAAGGAGATGGCCGGGCTGTTGGGAGGAAAGGCTGGGCCTGACGATTCCGGCGATGTGTATCACCTGGGCGGACTCGGCGCCTACTATACAGGCCCCGAGAAACTCTTCCCCGGGAAGGGGAAATACGGTGAACTCTACGGCTTTCTGCCTCTTATACGGTGGTATGACCCGGTATATTACTATAACACCCAGAGATTCCGGCCGGAAAGTTCTCTCGACGGCTGGTACAAGAACGACCAGTGCGTGGTGTGTCATACGGTGGAGAATCCCGGCATAGTAGAGATGTGGAGGCGCAGCAAGCATGCCTCGCCGGGAGAGGGCAGGGAGGTGGTCGGGTGCGATAAATGCCACGGCAACAACCACGCGGAGCTGGTCATGCCGTCATACGACACGTGCGGCCAGTGCCACCAGGAGCAGCTCAAGGGCCACAGGGGCGGGGGCCAGGGCGGCCATGCCCACGCCTACAGCATCGACCTCTGTGAGCAGGGCTGTCAGATAGAGAAACCGGCTGAGGAGGTCGTGGGCTGTCTCACCTGTCATGCCATAGCTGAAAACCGCTGTGACGGCTGCCACTCCAGGCACCAGTTTTCCGTTACAGAGGCACGCAAGACGGGCAGCTGCGCCGTCTGCCACTCCGGGCCGGAACAATACGAGTACGAGATGTACATGCAGTCCTACCACGGGCAGATATACCAGAGCGAGGGGTATGAATGGGACTGGACAAAACCCCTCACAGCCAAGAACTACAAGGTGCCCACGTGCGCGTACTGCCACATGAGTGGGGGTGAGCACAACGTGCGCAAGAATTTGACGGTGTATACCTACATGGGGACCTCGCTGGTGGACAGGGGCGCGCCCAGGTATAAGGAGATACGGGATGGGTGGGTGACGTTATGTAAGGGGTGCCACTCACAGCGGTTCGCCCGCGACCAGCTTGAGGCCATGGACGAGGGTGTCAAGCTCAGCTTTGCCAAATACAGGGAGGCCATGGCGCTGGTGGTGGACCTGTATAAAGAAGGGCTGCTCGACCCCATGCCCACGGATTTAGCCCCCGACTGGACTGGAGGCCATAACCTGAGCCTGCTTCCGGGCGGCGCTGCCAGGAAGTACAACGTCTCAGAGATAGAGAGGTTGACCTACGAACTCCTGGTCGACATCACGGGCGGCACCTATAAGGCCAAGGCGCACGGCGCCGTCTACAGCCCCATTTTCGGCTACTGGGAGTGGGCGCAGGACAGATGGCTGGTGCGGATAAAGACCGAGGCAAGCCGCCTCAGGCGCATCGCAGAGATAGAAGACAAGGTGGGCATAGAACGCACAACCTATGAATTCTGGAAACACGGCGAATACACCGACATGTACCTGGGCTGGAGGATGAAAGGAGACAACTAG
- a CDS encoding RNA-binding protein gives MAKKIYVGNLPYSVAQADLEQLFTEKWTVTSTTLITDKYSGRSKGFGFVEIESDEDAASAIEELNGKEVDGRSIVVNEARPKREGEGRGGRGGGGGGGGGGGGFKKRRY, from the coding sequence ATGGCTAAGAAGATTTACGTGGGTAACCTCCCTTATTCAGTTGCTCAGGCAGACCTTGAACAGTTGTTTACGGAGAAATGGACAGTTACCAGTACCACTCTGATTACGGACAAGTATTCAGGAAGGTCCAAGGGTTTTGGGTTTGTTGAGATTGAGAGTGACGAAGATGCCGCCAGCGCAATAGAGGAGCTAAACGGCAAGGAGGTCGACGGCCGCAGTATTGTCGTAAATGAGGCCCGGCCAAAGAGGGAAGGTGAAGGCAGAGGCGGAAGAGGCGGCGGAGGCGGCGGAGGCGGCGGAGGCGGCGGCTTCAAGAAGAGACGCTACTAA
- a CDS encoding NAD(P) transhydrogenase subunit alpha gives MMEGSILINIYIFVLAVFVGFELISKVPVILHTPLMSGANAISGITLVGALVAAGSDGDARLTTVIGMMAVIFATINVVGGYMVTDRMLRMFKKGRQG, from the coding sequence ATGATGGAGGGCTCGATACTGATTAACATCTACATCTTTGTGCTGGCCGTCTTTGTCGGGTTTGAGCTTATCTCAAAGGTGCCGGTAATCCTGCACACGCCCCTGATGTCCGGTGCCAACGCCATCTCCGGCATTACCCTGGTGGGGGCGCTTGTGGCGGCGGGGAGTGACGGGGATGCGAGGCTTACTACCGTAATCGGCATGATGGCCGTGATATTCGCCACCATCAACGTGGTCGGGGGATATATGGTAACGGACCGTATGCTCCGGATGTTTAAGAAGGGGCGGCAGGGATGA
- a CDS encoding Re/Si-specific NAD(P)(+) transhydrogenase subunit alpha, which translates to MKVSVPKEIVEGERRVAVVPDSVRRMTKNGIEVAVESGAGEGATFSDGDYEAAGARVEPSAETLLGDADVVLKVHKPVFNETTDRHEVDMIREGSALISFLYPLINQDLIKNLAAAKIAAFAMDCIPRVTLAQSMDALSAMSTVTGYKAVLTAANALPKFFPMFMTAAGTVAPARVLVIGAGVAGLQACATAKRLGAVVEAFDQRPAVGEQVESLGVRFVKVPLNKEEEAETEGGYARELSDEYKKRQAELIAEHAANSDVIITTALIPGRRAPILITEQMVKSMRPGSVIVDLAADFGGNCELTEPGGEVVRHGVLISGLTNVPSYMPFHASQMYSQSIEKFLFHIVKDRELNIDLEDEITSGTLITYRGKVVHKTTLESMSMGTGGRG; encoded by the coding sequence ATGAAGGTCTCCGTACCTAAAGAGATTGTTGAAGGCGAGCGGCGGGTGGCTGTCGTTCCCGATTCCGTAAGACGTATGACCAAGAACGGAATTGAGGTCGCCGTGGAGTCGGGCGCGGGTGAGGGAGCCACGTTCTCAGACGGCGACTATGAGGCGGCCGGCGCAAGGGTCGAACCCTCCGCAGAAACGCTGCTCGGCGACGCGGACGTGGTCCTGAAGGTGCATAAACCTGTTTTTAACGAAACCACCGACAGACATGAGGTAGATATGATACGGGAGGGGTCGGCGCTTATCTCCTTTCTCTATCCACTGATAAACCAGGACCTTATAAAAAACTTAGCGGCTGCGAAGATAGCGGCGTTTGCCATGGACTGCATCCCCCGTGTAACCCTGGCACAGAGTATGGACGCCCTGAGCGCCATGAGCACCGTCACAGGCTACAAGGCGGTCCTCACGGCGGCAAACGCCCTGCCGAAGTTCTTTCCCATGTTCATGACCGCCGCCGGCACCGTCGCCCCCGCGAGGGTACTGGTTATAGGTGCGGGTGTAGCGGGACTCCAGGCATGTGCCACGGCCAAGCGGCTTGGCGCCGTTGTTGAGGCCTTCGACCAGCGCCCGGCCGTCGGGGAACAGGTGGAGAGCCTGGGGGTGAGGTTCGTAAAGGTGCCGCTCAATAAAGAGGAGGAGGCGGAGACGGAGGGCGGTTACGCCAGGGAACTATCGGATGAATACAAGAAGCGTCAGGCGGAACTTATTGCCGAACACGCCGCAAACTCTGACGTCATCATCACAACCGCTCTGATTCCGGGCAGACGTGCTCCTATACTTATTACCGAACAGATGGTCAAGTCCATGAGGCCCGGCTCGGTAATCGTTGACCTTGCCGCCGACTTCGGCGGCAACTGCGAGCTTACAGAGCCCGGCGGGGAGGTGGTCAGGCACGGGGTCTTGATAAGCGGCCTTACCAACGTGCCGAGCTATATGCCCTTTCACGCCAGCCAGATGTATTCACAGAGCATTGAGAAATTTCTGTTTCATATCGTGAAAGACCGCGAGCTTAACATTGACCTGGAAGATGAGATTACAAGCGGCACGCTCATCACCTACCGGGGAAAGGTGGTGCATAAAACGACACTGGAGTCTATGTCTATGGGCACCGGGGGGAGGGGATGA